The following are from one region of the Pleurodeles waltl isolate 20211129_DDA chromosome 4_1, aPleWal1.hap1.20221129, whole genome shotgun sequence genome:
- the LOC138288535 gene encoding uncharacterized protein, whose protein sequence is MAARHSLSACLIFQALLVQSWRTCGRVRNSRAGSRRTTGGCIGGGAVLALRVFTRCNIGTALPALTEASEGATEARQCRLSQRLQRGLQRQGRAGSHRGFRGWNRSRAVPALGGFRGGYRGRAVPALTEASEAGTEAGQCLHSEASEGGTEAQYCHLPQKLQRLDQKHSTAASHSSTLQMLEMKHSIDCSHIELKMLEGTHSADDSQRCRSATKLQKQSAAEADLPATTLFLSSPLQRAAE, encoded by the exons ATGGCGGCGCGCCACTCCCTCTCTGCGTGCCTCATCTTCCAGGCGCTGCTAGTTCAAAGCTGGAGGACCTGCGGGCGAGTTAGGAACAGCAGAGCTGGCTCTCGCAGAACCACCGGTGGTTGTATCGGAGGCGGGGCAGTGCTGGCGCTCAGAGTCTTCACAAGGTGCAACATCGGCACGGCACTGCCGGCTCTCACAGAGGCTTCAGAGGGGGCTACAGAGGCACGGCAGTGCCGGCTCTCGCAGAGGCTTCAGAGGGGGCtacagaggcagggcagggccggcTCTCACAGAGGTTTCAGAGGCTGGAACAGAAGCAGGGCAGTGCCTGCACTCGGAGGCTTCAGAGGGGGCTACAGAGGCAGGGCAGTGCCGGCTCTCACAGAGGCTTCAGAGGCTGGAACAGAAGCAGGGCAGTGCCTGCACTCGGAGGCTTCAGAGGGTGGAACAGAAGCACAGTACTGCCATCTCCCACAGAAGCTTCAGAGGCTGGACCAGAAGCACAGCACTGCCGCCTCTCACTCTTCAACCCTTCAGATGTTGGAAATGAAACACAGCATCGACTGCTCCCACATTGAACTTAAGATGTTGGAAGGGACGCACAGCGCTGATGATTCCCAGAGATGCAGATCAGCCACTAAGCTACAGAAACAAAGTGCTGCCGAGGCGGATTTACCAGCGACCACACT gtttctttcttctccacttcaaagggCTGCTGAATGA